From one Rattus norvegicus strain BN/NHsdMcwi chromosome 7, GRCr8, whole genome shotgun sequence genomic stretch:
- the Parpbp gene encoding PCNA-interacting partner isoform X7, with amino-acid sequence MAVLNQMSVLDMIKAFRRNWRAHCNSERTTLCGPDSMLLALQLSMAENNKQHHGEFTVCLSDVLLTWKYFLHEKLNLPIENMKVVDHYEDIRKTYDDFLKNSNTLDLIDVYKKCSIMTSNCEKHMISSGECIL; translated from the exons ATGGCTGTGCTTAATCAGATGTCCGTCTTGGATATGATTAAAGCATTTAGAAGGAATTGGCGTGCTCATTGTAACTCTGAAAGGACGACGCTATGTGGTCCAGACTCCATGCTCTTGGCACTGCAGCTGTCCATGGCAGAAAACAACAAACAG CATCACGGAGAATTCACCGTCTGTCTCAGCGATGTCTTACTGACGTGGAAATACTTCTTACACGAGAAACTGAACTTGCCCATTGAAAATATGAAAGTGGTCGACCACTATGAAGACATTAGGAAAACATACGATGATTTCTTGAAGAATAGCAATACACTAGATCTGATTGATGTTTATAAAAAATGTAGCATCATGACTTCTAATTGTGAGAAACACATGATATCCTCT GGGGAATGCATTCTCTAA